One window of Chamaesiphon minutus PCC 6605 genomic DNA carries:
- a CDS encoding DUF3131 domain-containing protein, protein MWIDKFHSHQPKWVKWTALFLVGISLQFVLQFFPPEPVMAQNQAAKPSMCESIVAPLSPEEEDYAKTAWQYFQANYQPDTGFANSTGGYPSGTLWDLGNYLMAMNAARWLKLIPQSEFDQKMNKFLTTLNSLKLFEGTLPNKVYNAKTAEVVDYANKPTPRGIGWSALDIGRMLAAFHVIRTCHPQYDGWLKGTLAKWQLAKSVKDGDMYGAMVKPDGSTLLVQEGRLGYEEYAARGYELWGFKLPKALSLQPFKFVDIYGIKIPADTRDYQSTNANNYVVSESYILDGIEFGLQGEIGDYAARLLEVQKRRFEDTKQLTAVSEDNINKPPYFIYNTVYSNGVPWAAITEENKPIPEFRSISTKAAFGWRYLYPNHEYAKQVFDAVKGLKDPKNNGFYAGLFEATKEPNTSLTGNTNGLILEILYYKARGNRPLISGSAPATAIATSTPASTPTATKANPLIAAAPATLIPSVGNLQATTCPRPSKPLSVPEKRYAQAAWRYFEVNMEATGLPNDRNFMKGSTLWGLGDYLAAVQSARLLDVLTDNQFDTRIRKVLGMLPKIALFTGELPNRSYNSQSMQLVDYGNNPTPDGTGWSSLDVGRLLTALYGLKTCYPQYTNAIEKIILDWSYLRVVRDGSLYSSIVKRDANGRMLTRVEPETRLGYEEYAARGFQLWGFDVHKSAVGGQYQMGSLEGFPVPVQRVKSKETSLENGKTVTNPFFLYGLEFGLDPQMRALIVPLLKAQAERYRRTNILTTATTNAIESKPYILHSTAIGKGRSWETLSDDGKSLPDLRLISTAAAIASYALFPEDPYALELWRATLDLYDPYNGYYEGFYDKTGRTVITYTSSTNSMILEALLFKSVDRKSLIRPNTDMNSPWWQAVSAGTGQGLPRKVGQTAEFVAEISGSYWISSTPSVATAVEVSLIPPPPPPPPLPKPGDPLPPGSLPPLSEEQPLPPGYREPPAEIVPPPPPPPPVLPQSPKVVKVLRQVDRKPPQTKQKIPETNQSLKDLDKIAAKTAWKYFEQNLVKQTGFVNSGDKYHWTTWWDQGSAILGIHAARQLGLMPPDRFNQWAQTFLSTLEKMPLPSTRLPNKAYSTTTAQMRKLNDTPDPQGLSGWSGLDVSRFLLGLYVLRTKYPEYTDRVNKIVARWDLQKLVKNGQIYGGIPTSKGVVNYFQEGRLGYEQYAARSLQLWNLQAAEALEKPPIETITVDGVPLQVDRRNIKNSGASNYLTNDPYLLWGLELGWTEAVKPQVQNLLKVQAQRFERTGILTAVNEDSIQRPPYFLYYSVYVNGKNWEAITDGNKSYPNLKFSSTKAAFGWSFLMPEDTYARRLRAIFQTLKDPNRGYFSGLYENPKLGKNKAIDLNTNAAILEGLLYRSRGNKPIVF, encoded by the coding sequence ATGTGGATCGATAAGTTTCATTCCCACCAACCCAAATGGGTAAAATGGACAGCACTATTTCTCGTCGGAATTAGCCTGCAATTTGTGTTGCAATTTTTTCCGCCCGAACCAGTCATGGCACAAAATCAAGCTGCTAAACCCAGCATGTGTGAGTCAATCGTCGCTCCACTCAGCCCTGAAGAAGAAGATTACGCCAAAACTGCTTGGCAGTATTTTCAAGCCAATTATCAACCCGATACTGGATTTGCCAACTCGACAGGTGGATATCCCTCTGGCACCCTCTGGGATTTGGGTAATTATCTGATGGCAATGAATGCTGCTCGATGGTTGAAGCTGATTCCGCAATCGGAATTCGACCAAAAAATGAATAAATTTTTAACCACTCTCAATAGCTTGAAGCTATTTGAGGGCACTCTACCAAACAAAGTTTATAACGCCAAAACCGCCGAAGTGGTGGACTATGCAAATAAACCTACCCCACGCGGGATCGGCTGGTCTGCTCTAGATATCGGGCGGATGCTAGCCGCATTTCATGTGATCCGAACTTGCCATCCTCAATATGATGGTTGGCTCAAGGGCACACTCGCTAAATGGCAACTAGCAAAATCAGTCAAGGATGGTGACATGTATGGTGCAATGGTTAAACCTGACGGTAGTACGCTGTTAGTTCAGGAAGGGCGACTCGGCTATGAAGAATATGCGGCTAGAGGCTATGAATTGTGGGGCTTTAAACTACCTAAAGCCCTATCTCTTCAACCATTTAAATTTGTCGATATTTATGGTATAAAAATACCTGCCGATACTCGTGACTATCAAAGCACGAATGCAAATAACTATGTCGTCAGTGAATCCTATATTCTCGACGGGATAGAATTTGGATTGCAGGGGGAAATCGGCGATTATGCGGCGAGACTCTTAGAAGTTCAAAAACGCCGCTTTGAAGATACAAAACAATTAACGGCTGTATCTGAAGATAATATTAATAAGCCGCCATACTTTATCTATAATACGGTTTATTCTAACGGTGTCCCTTGGGCGGCAATTACCGAAGAAAATAAGCCCATTCCCGAATTCCGCAGCATCAGTACCAAGGCTGCTTTTGGGTGGCGGTATTTATATCCAAATCATGAATATGCTAAACAGGTTTTTGATGCTGTCAAAGGTCTTAAAGATCCAAAAAATAATGGTTTTTATGCTGGACTCTTTGAAGCAACCAAGGAACCAAATACATCTTTAACTGGAAACACTAATGGACTGATTTTAGAAATTCTTTATTACAAAGCCAGAGGCAACCGTCCCTTAATTAGCGGGAGTGCGCCAGCCACCGCTATTGCCACCTCAACGCCAGCGAGTACGCCGACCGCCACTAAAGCAAATCCGCTCATAGCTGCTGCACCTGCTACTCTCATCCCGTCTGTGGGCAATCTCCAGGCAACTACCTGTCCTCGTCCCAGCAAACCTTTGAGTGTGCCCGAAAAGCGTTACGCACAAGCTGCTTGGCGATACTTTGAGGTGAACATGGAAGCCACGGGGCTACCTAACGATCGCAATTTTATGAAAGGCTCGACGCTGTGGGGGTTGGGTGATTATCTGGCTGCCGTCCAATCAGCACGGTTGTTGGATGTGTTAACAGACAACCAATTCGACACTCGCATCCGCAAGGTATTGGGAATGTTGCCCAAAATTGCCCTCTTTACGGGCGAATTGCCAAACCGAAGCTACAATAGCCAGTCGATGCAACTGGTGGACTATGGCAACAATCCTACACCCGATGGCACGGGCTGGTCGTCGTTGGATGTGGGACGGTTGTTGACAGCTCTATATGGCTTAAAAACTTGCTATCCCCAATATACCAATGCGATCGAAAAAATTATCCTCGATTGGTCGTATTTGCGGGTGGTACGCGATGGTTCGCTCTATAGTTCGATCGTCAAGCGAGATGCCAATGGGCGAATGCTGACGCGGGTGGAGCCAGAAACCCGACTGGGATATGAAGAGTATGCCGCCCGTGGATTTCAGCTCTGGGGATTCGATGTGCATAAATCGGCGGTAGGCGGACAGTATCAGATGGGGTCGCTTGAAGGTTTTCCGGTACCAGTCCAACGTGTCAAATCGAAAGAAACTTCACTAGAGAACGGCAAAACTGTTACCAACCCGTTTTTCCTCTATGGCTTGGAGTTTGGTCTAGATCCACAGATGCGAGCATTGATCGTACCACTGCTCAAAGCTCAAGCAGAACGCTATCGGCGCACCAATATCTTGACTACTGCTACTACCAACGCGATCGAGTCTAAACCGTACATCCTGCATAGTACCGCGATCGGGAAAGGTCGATCGTGGGAAACTCTCAGCGATGATGGTAAATCGCTGCCGGATCTGCGGTTAATTAGTACTGCTGCGGCAATTGCTTCCTATGCGTTGTTTCCCGAAGATCCCTATGCACTCGAACTCTGGCGAGCGACTCTCGATCTCTACGATCCTTATAACGGCTATTATGAGGGCTTTTATGACAAAACGGGGAGGACTGTTATAACTTATACCAGTAGTACTAATAGTATGATTCTCGAAGCTCTGTTGTTCAAATCAGTCGATCGAAAATCGCTGATCCGTCCTAATACGGACATGAATAGCCCCTGGTGGCAAGCTGTGTCGGCTGGTACGGGACAAGGTTTACCACGTAAAGTTGGTCAAACCGCAGAATTTGTAGCAGAAATCAGTGGAAGCTATTGGATATCATCTACACCTAGCGTCGCTACTGCTGTTGAAGTGTCGTTGATTCCGCCACCGCCACCACCGCCACCACTACCAAAACCAGGCGATCCTTTACCCCCTGGATCGCTACCACCACTGAGCGAGGAGCAGCCCTTACCGCCTGGATATCGAGAACCACCAGCAGAAATTGTACCGCCACCGCCACCGCCACCACCCGTCCTTCCACAATCCCCTAAAGTGGTGAAAGTCCTACGACAAGTAGATCGAAAACCGCCACAGACAAAACAAAAAATCCCAGAAACAAACCAATCATTAAAAGACTTAGATAAAATTGCGGCTAAAACTGCTTGGAAATACTTCGAGCAGAACTTAGTAAAGCAAACGGGGTTTGTCAATTCTGGCGACAAATATCACTGGACGACTTGGTGGGATCAAGGCAGTGCCATTCTGGGCATTCACGCCGCCAGACAGCTAGGCTTAATGCCCCCAGATCGCTTCAACCAGTGGGCGCAAACTTTTCTCTCCACTCTAGAGAAAATGCCTTTACCCAGTACGAGGTTACCAAATAAAGCTTATAGCACCACCACCGCCCAAATGCGAAAGCTCAATGATACGCCCGACCCTCAAGGGCTAAGCGGGTGGTCGGGATTGGATGTCAGTCGATTTTTGCTGGGATTGTACGTTTTGAGAACTAAGTATCCAGAATATACCGATCGAGTCAATAAAATAGTCGCGCGGTGGGATCTTCAGAAACTAGTTAAAAACGGTCAGATTTATGGCGGGATTCCAACATCAAAAGGCGTAGTTAATTACTTTCAAGAGGGACGATTGGGTTACGAGCAATATGCTGCTAGAAGTTTGCAATTATGGAATTTACAAGCTGCTGAAGCATTAGAAAAACCGCCCATAGAAACAATTACAGTAGATGGCGTTCCCTTGCAGGTCGATCGACGAAACATCAAAAATTCTGGAGCTAGTAACTACCTTACCAACGATCCTTATCTGTTGTGGGGACTAGAACTCGGCTGGACAGAGGCAGTTAAGCCTCAAGTTCAAAACTTATTAAAAGTTCAAGCCCAACGATTTGAGCGTACTGGAATTTTAACTGCGGTGAATGAAGACTCAATTCAAAGACCGCCCTATTTTCTTTATTATAGTGTTTATGTCAATGGCAAAAATTGGGAAGCTATAACCGACGGTAATAAATCTTATCCGAATTTAAAATTTTCCAGCACAAAAGCAGCTTTTGGCTGGAGCTTTCTGATGCCAGAGGATACTTATGCTCGCAGATTAAGAGCGATCTTTCAAACCTTAAAAGACCCCAATCGCGGCTACTTTTCGGGACTATATGAGAATCCAAAATTAGGTAAAAATAAGGCGATCGATCTCAATACTAATGCTGCCATTTTAGAAGGATTGCTGTATCGATCGAGAGGCAATAAACCGATCGTTTTTTAA
- a CDS encoding DUF3131 domain-containing protein, translating into MSSDFKPPPLGWSILSAVGGIITVVAAIFGLENLAAYLRQTDALLAAKSRTATTQAGEMKAVDKLTDLDTRSISNPGLPLPPAEMSARLALTNISASTLTPAEIAMARQAWAYFQKNWQQKTGLVNSVSGFESVTMWDQAAAIAALVSAKELNLVSATEFQSKMSQTLETLATLPLYNGQLPNKVYNSKTLIPVNYGQITKREEIGWSAIDLGRMAIWLKIVGSKYPQLKPQTEAVWKHWQVQRLVKDGRMYGTAVTDGKEQYNQEGRLGYENYAAYGLKLWGLNVNKALDTKTNTAFIGIYGQGVPYDKRDFNNSGANNYVLSEPYILDGIETGFQSLPKAYADRVLAAQEARYMATQQLTAATEDNLDRAPYFVYNSVFVNGKSWANISDKRQNYPELRFLSAKAAIGWHVLYSSDYTQKLFSFVETNLKADGGWYNGYYEVLKAPNKAQTANNNGVILQSLLYKKVGKPLTIWAGVASPKRSTTAKP; encoded by the coding sequence ATGAGTTCTGATTTTAAGCCACCACCGTTGGGATGGTCGATACTCTCTGCGGTAGGTGGAATTATCACGGTAGTTGCGGCGATTTTTGGGTTGGAAAACTTGGCTGCGTATCTCCGTCAAACAGATGCTTTATTAGCGGCTAAATCCAGAACTGCTACAACCCAGGCTGGTGAAATGAAAGCAGTAGATAAACTAACAGATCTCGATACCCGATCGATCTCCAATCCTGGCTTACCCCTCCCACCAGCCGAGATGTCTGCTAGACTGGCACTAACAAATATCAGTGCCAGTACTTTGACACCAGCCGAAATCGCGATGGCGCGTCAAGCTTGGGCATATTTTCAGAAAAATTGGCAGCAAAAAACTGGTTTAGTCAATAGCGTCAGCGGCTTTGAATCAGTAACGATGTGGGATCAAGCTGCTGCCATTGCCGCTCTGGTTAGTGCCAAAGAACTCAATCTAGTTTCGGCGACAGAATTTCAATCCAAAATGAGCCAAACGCTCGAAACATTGGCAACGCTGCCATTGTACAACGGGCAATTGCCCAACAAGGTTTATAACTCCAAAACATTAATCCCCGTCAATTACGGTCAAATTACCAAGCGCGAAGAAATTGGCTGGTCGGCGATCGATCTCGGACGGATGGCCATCTGGCTCAAAATTGTCGGTTCTAAATATCCCCAATTAAAACCCCAAACTGAAGCCGTTTGGAAACACTGGCAAGTCCAACGACTAGTTAAAGATGGTCGGATGTACGGAACTGCCGTTACCGATGGTAAGGAACAGTATAACCAAGAAGGTCGCTTGGGTTATGAAAATTATGCTGCCTATGGTTTGAAATTGTGGGGTTTAAATGTTAATAAAGCCTTAGATACCAAAACTAATACGGCTTTTATTGGCATCTACGGTCAAGGTGTACCCTACGATAAACGTGATTTTAACAATTCAGGTGCGAACAATTACGTCCTCAGCGAGCCGTACATTCTCGATGGAATTGAAACTGGATTTCAATCCTTACCCAAAGCCTATGCCGATCGAGTCTTAGCCGCGCAGGAAGCCAGATACATGGCGACCCAACAATTGACAGCCGCGACCGAAGACAACCTCGATCGCGCTCCTTATTTTGTCTATAATTCTGTATTTGTCAATGGTAAATCTTGGGCAAATATTTCTGACAAACGCCAAAATTATCCCGAATTAAGATTCCTGAGTGCCAAAGCCGCGATCGGCTGGCACGTATTATACAGCAGCGACTATACCCAGAAGTTATTTAGCTTTGTCGAAACTAATCTCAAAGCTGATGGTGGTTGGTACAACGGTTATTACGAGGTTTTAAAAGCACCGAATAAAGCCCAAACAGCTAATAATAACGGCGTGATTTTACAAAGTTTACTCTACAAAAAAGTCGGCAAACCATTAACTATCTGGGCGGGGGTGGCATCACCTAAAAGGTCTACTACAGCTAAACCCTAA
- a CDS encoding beta strand repeat-containing protein produces MASSNLTFIVGSNNDDNLYGDSNNNFIVGMAGDDTIQGGVGNDTLIADDGDDWVNGDHGDRTGWVKDAAGQYVYIGAIDSTGNGFTTTSSTGTDQYDDIIIGGNGDDVLLGDLGKDSIEGGAGDDRINGGEGDDYWLDGGEGDDIINGDAGDDILAGGNGDDILNGGTGNDKLMGGTGTDLLQGGTGNDYLDGGEGNDVLDGGEGADHLKGGLGNDKLIGGDGNDVLEGEVGNDTLIAGNGDDYLVGGTGNDTLYGEAGNDVLDGGAGDDMLMGGADNDTLLGGVGKDSLLGGTGNDYLDGGDDNDILCGGDGDDHLKGGAGDDSMNAGAGNDLLEGGTGNDFLIGNLGNDRLQGGEGDDKLQGDEGNDYLNGEAGNDLLIGGNGDDTLMGGVGNDTLYAEAGNDVLDGGDGDDIVDGGADNDSLQGGIGNDTLYGGDGDDILDGGADNDALYADAGNDNLRGGAGDDFLDGGTGDDALAGEDGNDTLAGGDGNDYLNGGAGNDLLFGGTGNDVIEGGAGEDRIYGGEGNDGWLSGGDGNDTIYGEAGNDVLDGGAGDDILDGGIGNDVLMGGVGNDTLSGGEGDDTWLDGGAGDDIVSGGVGNDVVAGGAGNDLVSGDAGNDTILGNEGDDRLYGGEGNDIVDGGDGVDLLDGGIGDDMLKGGAGNDTITAGDGVDIVEGGDGNDIIDGGAGNDKMLGGGAGNDTITGGEGNDSIFGNADADNLSGDAGDDYLNGGDGNDVLAGGEGKDVLEGGTGNDTLDGGAGNDGWLAGNEGNDTIDGGIGDDVISGGAGVDRLQGGAGNDVLFFDADDASVLGGEGYDTAIVESTAGATLDLGATNIEVAYGASGDDTFTNSGTGSVSMHGEGGNDTLTGGAGHESFYGGDGNDTINAGAGNDILDGGAGDDKLEGGDGNDTLTGGAGTDLLNGGAGNDVLNFDSQDTINGGTGYDVARYQGSTGITLNLDATSIEEVAGGAGDDVFTATSATAFKMFGYAGNDTLTSGTGNSELFGGDGNDTITAAGGTNILMGEAGNDTITGGTGADSIDGGIGNDILDGGAGNDVLKGGAGADILTGGAGNDTLYFDSEDTINGGSGYDIAYVENGNAVTLNLETTSIESVIGGVGNDNFTATTLTVKIAAGAGNDTITTGTGNDNLDGGSGDDSIDAGNGNNTILGGDGNDSITSGSGNDSIDGGAGNDMILSGGGQDTIKGGDGIDTIYGGADNDTLKGGNGNDFLYGQDGDDLLYAETGDDLLDGGAGNDKLYGSNGNNQLFGGTGNDELYGVAGTNILDGGDGNDSIFGGTGVDNIFGGWGNDFIYANAGNDNLDGGDGDDYLVGQAGNDIIFGGNGNDVLVGIGATDLGRGSIDILTGGGGFDRFILGEVGKVYYHSADPLFAGANDYALVTDFSAADDIIQLSGSASDYTLGSAISGINGVGLYRQYGTGNELIGIVQTADTLSLTNTYFNYV; encoded by the coding sequence ATGGCATCATCTAATTTAACTTTTATCGTCGGTAGCAATAATGATGACAACCTCTATGGAGATAGTAATAATAACTTCATCGTCGGCATGGCAGGTGACGATACGATCCAAGGTGGTGTCGGTAACGATACGCTGATTGCTGATGATGGCGATGACTGGGTAAATGGCGACCACGGAGATCGGACTGGTTGGGTAAAAGATGCTGCGGGTCAGTATGTCTATATCGGCGCGATCGATTCGACTGGAAATGGCTTTACAACTACCTCCTCCACTGGTACTGACCAGTATGATGACATCATCATTGGCGGTAATGGCGATGATGTACTCCTCGGCGATTTGGGCAAAGACTCGATCGAAGGTGGCGCAGGTGACGATCGAATTAATGGCGGTGAGGGCGATGATTATTGGCTCGATGGCGGCGAGGGCGACGATATTATTAATGGCGATGCAGGCGATGATATCCTCGCTGGTGGTAATGGTGACGATATCCTCAATGGCGGTACTGGCAATGACAAATTGATGGGTGGTACTGGTACCGATTTGCTGCAAGGCGGTACGGGTAATGACTACCTCGATGGTGGCGAAGGTAATGATGTTTTAGATGGCGGCGAGGGTGCCGACCATCTCAAAGGTGGTTTGGGCAATGATAAACTCATCGGTGGTGATGGCAATGATGTCCTCGAAGGCGAAGTAGGTAACGATACCTTAATTGCTGGAAATGGCGATGACTATCTCGTCGGCGGTACTGGTAATGACACTCTCTATGGTGAAGCTGGTAATGATGTTTTAGATGGCGGCGCAGGTGACGATATGCTCATGGGCGGTGCCGATAATGACACGCTATTGGGTGGTGTTGGCAAAGACTCGCTGCTGGGCGGTACTGGTAACGACTACCTCGATGGTGGTGATGATAATGATATCCTCTGCGGTGGCGATGGTGACGACCATCTCAAAGGCGGTGCAGGTGACGACTCGATGAATGCTGGGGCAGGTAACGATCTCCTCGAAGGCGGTACTGGCAATGATTTCCTGATCGGCAACCTGGGTAACGATCGTTTACAAGGTGGCGAAGGTGATGATAAGTTGCAAGGTGATGAGGGTAATGACTACCTCAATGGTGAAGCTGGTAACGATCTCTTAATCGGTGGTAACGGTGATGATACTTTAATGGGTGGTGTTGGTAACGATACCCTCTATGCTGAAGCTGGCAATGATGTCTTAGATGGTGGCGATGGCGACGATATCGTCGATGGTGGCGCAGATAATGACAGTTTACAAGGTGGTATTGGTAACGACACTCTCTATGGTGGTGACGGAGACGATATCCTCGACGGTGGAGCCGATAACGATGCTCTTTATGCTGACGCTGGTAATGATAACCTGCGCGGTGGTGCGGGTGACGATTTCCTCGATGGTGGGACTGGTGATGATGCTCTCGCTGGTGAAGATGGTAACGATACTCTCGCTGGTGGCGATGGCAATGATTACCTAAATGGTGGTGCTGGCAACGATCTCCTCTTTGGCGGTACTGGTAACGATGTTATCGAAGGGGGTGCTGGCGAAGATCGGATTTACGGCGGCGAAGGCAACGATGGCTGGCTATCCGGTGGCGATGGTAACGATACAATCTATGGTGAAGCTGGTAATGATGTCTTAGATGGCGGTGCTGGCGATGACATTTTGGATGGTGGTATTGGCAACGATGTCTTGATGGGTGGCGTGGGTAACGATACTCTCTCTGGTGGCGAGGGTGATGATACTTGGCTCGATGGCGGTGCTGGCGACGATATTGTCTCTGGTGGTGTCGGTAATGATGTGGTTGCAGGTGGCGCGGGTAACGATCTCGTCTCTGGTGACGCAGGGAATGACACGATCTTAGGGAATGAAGGTGACGATCGCTTGTATGGTGGTGAGGGTAACGATATCGTCGATGGTGGCGATGGGGTAGATCTTCTCGATGGCGGCATCGGCGATGACATGCTCAAGGGTGGTGCTGGTAATGACACAATTACTGCTGGCGATGGCGTAGATATCGTCGAAGGCGGCGATGGCAACGATATCATCGATGGCGGTGCTGGTAACGACAAAATGCTCGGTGGTGGTGCTGGTAATGACACTATTACGGGCGGCGAGGGTAATGATTCCATCTTTGGTAATGCTGATGCGGATAACCTCAGTGGCGATGCTGGCGATGACTATCTCAACGGCGGCGATGGTAATGATGTCCTCGCTGGTGGTGAGGGTAAAGATGTCCTCGAAGGCGGTACGGGTAACGACACCCTCGATGGTGGTGCTGGTAACGACGGCTGGCTAGCTGGTAACGAGGGCAATGATACGATCGATGGTGGCATTGGCGATGATGTCATCAGCGGTGGTGCGGGTGTCGATCGATTACAAGGTGGCGCGGGCAATGATGTGTTATTCTTTGATGCCGATGATGCTAGCGTGCTCGGTGGTGAGGGTTACGATACGGCGATTGTCGAATCTACCGCTGGAGCTACTTTAGATTTAGGTGCGACGAACATCGAAGTTGCCTATGGTGCTAGTGGCGATGACACTTTCACCAACTCTGGTACTGGTAGTGTCTCAATGCACGGAGAAGGTGGTAATGATACCTTAACTGGTGGTGCTGGGCACGAGAGTTTCTACGGTGGAGATGGTAACGATACTATTAATGCTGGCGCAGGTAACGATATCCTCGATGGCGGCGCAGGTGATGACAAACTTGAGGGTGGCGACGGTAATGATACCTTAACTGGTGGAGCCGGAACCGATCTTCTCAACGGTGGCGCGGGTAATGACGTCCTCAATTTTGATAGTCAAGATACCATCAATGGTGGCACGGGTTACGATGTGGCTCGCTATCAAGGCAGCACTGGCATTACCCTCAATCTCGATGCTACCAGCATTGAAGAAGTAGCTGGCGGCGCGGGTGACGATGTATTTACCGCTACCTCTGCTACCGCATTCAAAATGTTTGGTTACGCTGGCAATGACACGCTCACCAGCGGTACTGGCAACAGCGAACTCTTTGGTGGCGATGGTAACGATACCATTACTGCTGCTGGCGGTACTAATATCCTCATGGGTGAAGCTGGTAACGATACAATTACTGGCGGTACTGGTGCTGACTCGATCGATGGTGGGATTGGTAACGATATCCTCGATGGTGGGGCGGGAAATGATGTCCTCAAAGGTGGTGCTGGTGCCGATATCCTTACTGGTGGTGCGGGTAACGATACGCTCTACTTCGACAGCGAAGATACCATCAATGGTGGCTCTGGCTACGATATTGCCTATGTCGAAAATGGTAATGCTGTAACCCTAAATCTCGAAACTACCAGCATCGAATCCGTCATCGGTGGGGTGGGTAATGACAATTTTACCGCTACCACTCTAACCGTCAAAATTGCTGCTGGTGCGGGTAATGACACCATTACTACTGGCACTGGTAACGATAATCTCGACGGTGGTAGCGGTGACGATTCGATCGACGCTGGCAATGGTAATAATACTATTCTCGGTGGCGATGGTAACGACAGTATCACTAGCGGTAGCGGTAACGACTCGATCGATGGTGGTGCCGGGAATGACATGATTCTCTCAGGTGGCGGACAAGACACTATCAAAGGTGGCGACGGGATCGATACCATCTACGGTGGTGCCGATAACGATACCCTCAAAGGTGGGAACGGTAATGACTTCCTCTACGGGCAAGATGGAGACGATCTCCTCTATGCCGAAACTGGCGATGATTTGCTCGATGGTGGTGCTGGTAACGATAAACTCTATGGCAGTAACGGCAATAACCAACTCTTCGGCGGTACTGGCAACGACGAACTCTATGGTGTAGCTGGGACTAATATTCTCGATGGTGGCGACGGCAACGATAGTATCTTCGGCGGTACTGGCGTAGACAATATCTTCGGTGGCTGGGGTAACGATTTTATCTATGCTAATGCTGGTAACGATAATCTCGATGGTGGCGACGGTGACGACTATCTGGTCGGGCAAGCAGGTAATGATATCATCTTTGGTGGCAATGGTAATGATGTCTTAGTCGGCATTGGGGCTACCGATCTCGGTCGCGGATCGATCGATATTCTGACTGGTGGAGGTGGGTTCGATCGGTTTATCTTGGGTGAAGTCGGCAAAGTCTACTACCATAGTGCCGATCCGCTCTTTGCTGGGGCGAATGACTACGCTCTAGTTACCGACTTTAGTGCTGCTGACGATATCATTCAACTCAGCGGTAGTGCTAGTGACTACACATTGGGTTCCGCGATCTCTGGCATCAATGGTGTTGGGCTGTACCGCCAGTACGGTACGGGGAACGAACTGATTGGGATCGTGCAAACTGCTGACACACTCAGCCTCACTAATACCTATTTCAATTACGTCTAG
- a CDS encoding response regulator transcription factor, with protein MNKILIIEDTDDVRHNIQEILELETFQTLVAENGEIGVKLAIKECPDLIISDILMPVMDGYQVLAALRNHPETAITPFIFLTAQSVHQDRRQGMELGANDYLTKPFTGDELLKAVRVQLERSARTMEHYFNRHQEYQNFSKKIQNLQTFNQTKDRIFESFTAELRQTVTKISVALTTVQSLPDGATRDRHLEILRAECQQEIKLLNEVEGLHKFLTPDNVSFLKQFNLFNGGGN; from the coding sequence ATGAATAAAATTTTAATTATTGAAGATACTGATGATGTCAGACATAATATTCAAGAAATTTTAGAATTAGAAACTTTCCAAACACTCGTCGCTGAAAACGGTGAGATTGGGGTAAAGTTGGCTATAAAAGAGTGCCCAGATCTAATAATTTCGGATATTCTGATGCCAGTAATGGATGGCTATCAAGTCCTAGCTGCTTTGCGGAATCATCCAGAAACAGCAATTACACCATTTATCTTTTTGACTGCACAATCCGTCCACCAGGATCGCCGCCAAGGAATGGAGCTAGGCGCAAATGACTATTTGACCAAACCTTTTACTGGTGATGAATTATTAAAAGCCGTTCGCGTTCAGCTAGAACGCAGTGCGAGAACGATGGAGCATTATTTTAATAGACATCAAGAATATCAAAACTTCAGCAAGAAAATTCAAAATCTCCAAACTTTCAATCAAACAAAAGATCGCATTTTTGAAAGTTTTACAGCCGAATTACGACAAACGGTGACTAAAATTAGTGTGGCCTTAACAACAGTTCAAAGCTTGCCAGATGGAGCTACCCGCGATCGACATTTAGAGATTTTGCGAGCTGAGTGTCAGCAAGAAATTAAATTGCTCAATGAAGTAGAAGGTTTGCATAAATTTTTAACGCCAGACAATGTGAGTTTTCTCAAGCAATTTAATCTATTCAATGGCGGTGGTAATTAG